Within the Comamonadaceae bacterium OTU4NAUVB1 genome, the region GTCGCGTCATTGCCCGTAACGACGACGGAAGGCCTATGTTCACTGAACGAAGAGAATGGTATTGAAAAAATACTTCGCTCTTCTTTTTGGTATTCACGATTTTTATTACTTGGAGTTATGAAATGAAGATGATGAAGAAAGCAATCATTGCCGCAGCAGTGGCAACGGCATCGGTGGGATCTTTTGCTGCATCGGCCGGCTTGACCGTGATCGGAACGGTCACGCCCGAGGCGTGTGGCATCACGTTGGCGGCGGGCGGCGCGGTTGACTTCGGGGCTTTGTCTTCGGCCACCGTCAGGGGCTACCCCGTTTTCGCCGGCAATTCATACCGCATGCCGGACAAGACGCTGGCGCTCGACGTCACGTGCGCCGCGCCCACTGCCGTGGCGATCAACTGGACTGACAACCGGGCAGCCAGCAGGATGCCAGTCAATGCCGACGATTCTCTGCGCGCTGGATTGGGTGTCAGCGGCTCCTCGAACATTGGTGCTTACCAAGTGAACTTCGGGTCGGTGCAAGTCACGCCTACCACGGGCGGTACCGCGGCGGCTGCCGCAGGGGTTCTGGTTCGCGCGAAGAACACCGCGGGTGCCTGGGCGGCTTCTTCGGGCTTCAATGGTTCCTTTTTTGCGCCTACCTTGGCGACTGGTTTCAAGCAGGTGGCTGCCGATACCGCGCCTCCGGCACTGGTAAAGCTCACTGCA harbors:
- a CDS encoding DUF1120 domain-containing protein, producing MKMMKKAIIAAAVATASVGSFAASAGLTVIGTVTPEACGITLAAGGAVDFGALSSATVRGYPVFAGNSYRMPDKTLALDVTCAAPTAVAINWTDNRAASRMPVNADDSLRAGLGVSGSSNIGAYQVNFGSVQVTPTTGGTAAAAAGVLVRAKNTAGAWAASSGFNGSFFAPTLATGFKQVAADTAPPALVKLTANLLVQAFVSKTLIDSATTAVTLDGSSTFNLEYI